The nucleotide window GCGCACCCGCGCCGATCGTGTCGAGCAAATAGCGCACCGCGGTGCGGATCGTGTGCGGGCGCACGCGCTCGTCCGCGTCGCGGCAGGCGGAGTAGTAGGCGTCCGGCAGCAGGCACTCGAACTCGCAGCCCGGCATGACGACGGCAAGATTGGCGCCGCCCTGGGTGGCCCATTGCTCCAGGCATTGACCGCGCTCGATGCGTGAGCCGTGCTCCTCTTCCTGCCAGCGGAAGAGCGGGGCGCCGACAGGTGCTGCGACTACAGCGAGCAGGAAACGCGGATCGGCGAGGATCGGCGACGTTTCCGGCAGCTCACCCGAGCTGATTTTCGCCGGTGCGCCGCTCAGCGCCGCCTGCGTAAGTTGTTGTGCGAGGCGCCAGGTTTCGACATGGTGGCGCGGCAATTGGTCGATGCTATAGAGATAAGGGGCCATCGCGACGCGCGTGCCGCTCGCGAGCACGTGGGCCTGCAGATGGGTGCGCAGCGCGTCGGCCCCCTCTGCCTTCAGCGGGCCCGAAGGGATGACATAGCGCGTCCACGCCAGCACCGGTGCGGCGACGAGCAGTGCCTCGTATTGCGTGCCGTCGTGCTCGACGATGAACGATTCGCTGTGCGTCTCGGCCATATCGGCCAGCGCGCCGTAGGCGTCCGGGTGATTCTGCTGCAGATGATCGAGCGCGGCGTCGAGCGTAGTCTGATTGCCGTTGCGCACTACCTTTGCTAGCAGCGTGTCGAGCTTGGCCTCCCAGAAGCGGTCTTCGGTGCGGCTGCCCGAAGCGAACAGGGCGAGCGAGAGGCCGACGAGCTTGTCGGCGTCAGGAGGAAGGCGTTTGGCGATTCGCGAGCGCATAAATCTGTGAGTTGGGGTGCAGAGAACCCCATATTCTAGTCGGTTCCGTGCGCGCCATCGGATTGGACAGCAGGAGCGCGTCGGATGGGCGCGGGCGCGATGCGTGATGGTCGTTGGTGCGGAGCCGCAATGTATCGGCCGGAGGCACTATGGCGACTGCTATATAGAGCAGTCGAGCCGCGTTCAGTCCGCCTTTGCTATCGCGTCAAAAAACCGCTTGCAAGATGTCATCTGCATGACTAGAATTCCGGTCTTTCGCGCTTTCGATGAAGGCGCGGGGAGACGGGAAGCCCGGGCGGAAGCCTTGTGGCGACTGGGTCTGCGGGTGGTGGGAAGTTGAGCGGCAGGTTGAACGAAGTAAAAAACCTGTTGACAGATCGCCGGGCAGTCTTCATAATCTCGTTTCTCTGCTGCTGACGCAGCAACGCAGAAAGAAGCCGGTAGTTGGATGGTTTTAACGGCAACTTCGCGATCGATCTTTAAAAATTTACAGCCGATAAGTGTGGGCGCTTGATGCGGTGGCGGCCTGACCTCGTTCTTCGGAGCGGGGCCGGGAGCAGCAAAAGTATCAAGAGTCTCACACTAAAGTAAGTCAGGTTTTTGAAGCAATTCAAATTCCTGTCAGCTTTGAGTGAGCGACCGGTTTCGAGAGAAACCGAAAACAGTAACAGGTTTAAACTGAAGAGTTTGATCCTGGCTCAGATTGAACGCTGGCGGCATGCCTTACACATGCAAGTCGAACGGCAGCACGGGTGCTTGCACCTGGTGGCGAGTGGCGAACGGGTGAGTAATACATCGGAACATGTCCAGTAGTGGGGGATAGCCCGGCGAAAGCCGGATTAATACCGCATACGATCCATGGATGAAAGCGGGGGACCTTCGGGCCTCGCGCTATTGGGGTGGCCGATGGCGGATTAGCTAGTTGGTGGGGTAAAGGCCTACCAAGGCGACGATCCGTAGCTGGTCTGAGAGGACGACCAGCCACACTGGGACTGAGACACGGCCCAGACTCCTACGGGAGGCAGCAGTGGGGAATTTTGGACAATGGGCGAAAGCCTGATCCAGCAATGCCGCGTGTGTGAAGAAGGCCTTCGGGTTGTAAAGCACTTTTGTCCGGAAAGAAATCCTTCGAGATAATACCTTGAGGGGATGACGGTACCGGAAGAATAAGCACCGGCTAACTACGTGCCAGCAGCCGCGGTAATACGTAGGGTGCGAGCGTTAATCGGAATTACTGGGCGTAAAGCGTGCGCAGGCGGTGATGTAAGACCGATGTGAAATCCCCGGGCTTAACCTGGGAACTGCATTGGTGACTGCATCGCTGGAGTATGGCAGAGGGGGGTAGAATTCCACGTGTAGCAGTGAAATGCGTAGAGATGTGGAGGAATACCGATGGCGAAGGCAGCCCCCTGGGCCAATACTGACGCTCATGCACGAAAGCGTGGGGAGCAAACAGGATTAGATACCCTGGTAGTCCACGCCCTAAACGATGTCAACTGGTTGTCGGGCCTTCATTGGCTTGGTAACGTAGCTAACGCGTGAAGTTGACCGCCTGGGGAGTACGGTCGCAAGATTAAAACTCAAAGGAATTGACGGGGACCCGCACAAGCGGTGGATGATGTGGATTAATTCGATGCAACGCGAAAAACCTTACCTACCCTTGACATGTACGGAATTCCGCTGAGAGGTGGAAGTGCCCGAAAGGGAGCCGTAACACAGGTGCTGCATGGCT belongs to Paraburkholderia flagellata and includes:
- a CDS encoding DUF2863 family protein, which translates into the protein MRSRIAKRLPPDADKLVGLSLALFASGSRTEDRFWEAKLDTLLAKVVRNGNQTTLDAALDHLQQNHPDAYGALADMAETHSESFIVEHDGTQYEALLVAAPVLAWTRYVIPSGPLKAEGADALRTHLQAHVLASGTRVAMAPYLYSIDQLPRHHVETWRLAQQLTQAALSGAPAKISSGELPETSPILADPRFLLAVVAAPVGAPLFRWQEEEHGSRIERGQCLEQWATQGGANLAVVMPGCEFECLLPDAYYSACRDADERVRPHTIRTAVRYLLDTIGAGAQDLRAVVAGFGERRIDEYRIGFTKRGSNDVLYGVVWPLYGRENGDAEIDEEPTEESVSSGPLEEIVALLKESGITDIRRHAGRFEPEYCDDCGVPLYADPLGEIVHAEMPEDAEPVQPHFH